The proteins below come from a single Rhizobium tropici CIAT 899 genomic window:
- a CDS encoding ABC transporter ATP-binding protein → MALLDIENLSVEFQTSSGLFRAVDGVSLTCDKGEILSIVGESGSGKSVSMLAMMGLLPWTAKITADRMMFDGKDLRGISSRQRRKIIGKDMAMIFQEPMSSLNPCFTVGFQLGETLRIHMGLDRKARRERSIELLNLVGIPAPADRLSNFPHQMSGGMSQRVMIAMALACNPKLLIADEPTTALDVTIQAQILDLLVRLQREQGMALVLITHDMGVVAETAERVQVQYAGQKVEEQPVKELFRDPHHPYTAALLSALPERAEVGERLPSIAGVVPGQHDRPTGCLFAPRCSFATPECDKGVRRQGPELGVALCNYPLQHGKPLGHPGIVATQKAGGAA, encoded by the coding sequence ATGGCACTTCTCGATATTGAAAACCTCTCCGTTGAATTCCAGACCTCGTCCGGCTTGTTCCGGGCCGTCGATGGCGTCTCGCTGACGTGCGACAAAGGAGAAATCCTCTCGATCGTCGGCGAATCCGGTTCCGGCAAATCCGTATCCATGCTTGCCATGATGGGCCTTCTGCCCTGGACGGCGAAGATCACCGCCGACCGCATGATGTTCGATGGCAAGGATCTTCGCGGTATCTCCTCGCGTCAGCGCCGCAAGATCATCGGCAAGGACATGGCGATGATCTTCCAGGAGCCGATGTCGAGCCTCAACCCGTGCTTCACGGTCGGCTTCCAGCTCGGCGAGACGCTCCGCATCCATATGGGCCTTGACCGCAAGGCTCGCCGCGAACGCTCGATCGAACTCTTGAATCTCGTCGGCATTCCAGCCCCTGCGGATCGCCTGTCGAACTTCCCGCATCAGATGTCCGGTGGCATGAGCCAGCGCGTCATGATCGCCATGGCGCTCGCCTGCAATCCGAAGCTTCTGATTGCCGATGAGCCCACGACCGCACTCGACGTGACGATACAGGCGCAGATCCTCGACCTACTCGTGCGCCTTCAGCGGGAGCAGGGCATGGCGCTCGTGCTCATCACGCATGACATGGGCGTCGTCGCCGAAACGGCAGAGCGCGTACAGGTGCAATATGCCGGCCAGAAGGTCGAGGAGCAGCCGGTCAAGGAACTGTTCCGCGATCCGCACCATCCCTATACGGCAGCCCTTCTTTCGGCTCTGCCGGAGCGCGCCGAAGTCGGCGAGCGTCTGCCGTCGATTGCCGGCGTCGTTCCCGGTCAGCACGATCGACCGACGGGCTGTCTCTTTGCGCCACGCTGCTCCTTTGCAACGCCGGAATGCGACAAGGGCGTGAGGCGCCAGGGGCCTGAGCTGGGCGTAGCCTTATGCAATTATCCGCTGCAACATGGCAAGCCACTCGGCCACCCCGGCATTGTCGCCACGCAAAAAGCAGGAGGTGCCGCATGA
- a CDS encoding peptide ABC transporter ATP-binding protein, translated as MTGAVLEGRDLARFYTVKRGTFKPEATVKALNGVSFSLQSGRTLAVVGESGCGKSTLARLVTMIENPTAGELLIDGKPARLGDRSLRSAVQIVFQNPYGSLNPRQKVGSILEEPLKINTDDDAATRRRKVEEMMARVGLRPEHYDRYPHMFSGGQRQRIAIARALMLRPKVLVLDEPVSALDLSIQAQVLNLLMDLQKEMGLAYLFISHGLSVVRHIADDVMVMYLGRPVETGTADEVFNRPRHPYTAALLSATPIADPDREKNRIRLQGELPSPLNPPKGCHFNPRCWRAQDKCRQVEPELVGDGTHKFSCFFPLD; from the coding sequence ATGACCGGCGCTGTTCTCGAAGGGCGCGATCTCGCCCGCTTCTACACCGTCAAGCGCGGCACCTTCAAACCGGAAGCGACGGTCAAGGCGCTGAACGGCGTCAGCTTCAGCCTGCAGTCGGGCCGCACGCTCGCTGTCGTCGGCGAATCCGGCTGCGGTAAGTCGACGCTCGCTCGCCTCGTGACGATGATCGAAAATCCGACGGCCGGCGAATTGCTGATCGACGGCAAGCCCGCCAGGCTCGGCGACCGCAGCCTGCGTAGTGCCGTGCAGATCGTGTTTCAGAACCCTTATGGCTCGCTGAACCCGCGCCAGAAGGTCGGCTCCATCCTGGAAGAGCCGCTGAAGATCAACACGGATGATGATGCCGCCACCCGACGCCGCAAGGTGGAGGAGATGATGGCGCGTGTCGGTCTGCGTCCGGAACACTATGATCGTTACCCGCATATGTTCTCGGGCGGCCAGCGCCAGCGCATCGCCATCGCGCGTGCCCTGATGCTGCGGCCGAAGGTGCTGGTGCTCGATGAGCCGGTGTCCGCACTCGATCTGTCGATCCAGGCGCAGGTCCTGAACTTGCTGATGGATCTGCAGAAGGAGATGGGCCTTGCCTACCTTTTTATCTCGCATGGCCTTTCCGTCGTCCGTCACATCGCAGACGACGTGATGGTTATGTATCTCGGACGTCCGGTGGAAACCGGCACGGCGGACGAGGTCTTCAACCGGCCGCGCCATCCCTATACCGCCGCCCTTCTGTCGGCGACGCCGATCGCCGATCCGGATCGCGAAAAGAACCGCATCCGCCTGCAGGGTGAATTGCCGTCACCGCTCAACCCGCCGAAGGGATGCCATTTCAATCCGCGCTGCTGGCGTGCCCAGGACAAGTGCCGGCAGGTCGAACCGGAACTGGTGGGCGACGGAACGCATAAATTTTCCTGTTTCTTTCCGCTGGATTGA
- a CDS encoding gluconokinase, whose protein sequence is MSETSKTPLAIIVMGVSGSGKSSIGEGVAARLGIHFIEGDALHPAANVEKMSKGIPLTDEDRWPWLEKIGQEISASLAKGEGVAVTCSALKHVYRERLRASAGGHLYFIYLEGSKELLTKRMGERKGHFMPTSLLESQLQTLEVPTGEPGVVTVDIDATIEEIVDASVKSLRAIL, encoded by the coding sequence ATGAGTGAAACATCCAAGACACCCCTCGCCATCATCGTCATGGGTGTGAGCGGCAGTGGCAAATCCTCGATCGGTGAGGGTGTAGCGGCCCGGCTCGGCATCCACTTCATCGAAGGCGATGCTCTCCATCCGGCAGCCAATGTCGAGAAGATGAGCAAGGGCATTCCGCTGACGGATGAGGATCGCTGGCCTTGGCTCGAAAAGATCGGCCAGGAAATATCGGCAAGCCTTGCGAAAGGCGAAGGCGTTGCCGTGACCTGCTCGGCGCTGAAGCACGTCTATCGCGAGCGCCTGCGGGCATCCGCCGGCGGTCACCTCTATTTCATCTATCTCGAAGGCTCCAAAGAGCTGCTGACGAAGCGCATGGGCGAGCGCAAGGGGCATTTCATGCCGACCTCGCTGCTCGAAAGCCAATTGCAGACGCTGGAAGTACCGACGGGCGAGCCCGGTGTCGTCACCGTCGACATCGACGCCACGATCGAAGAGATCGTCGATGCGTCTGTCAAAAGCCTCCGGGCAATCCTCTAA
- a CDS encoding NAD(P)/FAD-dependent oxidoreductase — protein MTKDAIVLGAGIVGVSTAIHLQRRGRQVVLVDRQPPGQGTSFGNAGLIQREGVVPYGFPQQFGLLLRYAFNNRIDAHYHLRALPAQIAFLARYWWNSNTKRHEMISRAYAPLIEHSVSEHNDLIEASHAEELIRKNGWVELFRSNEKRDAEFAEAVRLNREFGIGYDALSGAEITTMEPHLRGNFSGALRWRDPWSVLDPHGLTSAYRRYFESIGGRVTTGDAVSLGMAGSAWRMVTAEGSIEAEDVVVALGPWADIVTKRFGYAFPLGVKRGYHMHYATEGDAILNNWTLDAERGYLLAPMSRGIRLTTGAEFALRDAPKTPVQLDRAEAVARTTFPLGERLDPEPWMGARPCTPDMMPIIGKAPRHNGLWFAFGHAHHGLTLGPVTGRVLAELITGEKPFIDISAYAPGRFAP, from the coding sequence ATGACAAAGGACGCAATCGTTCTCGGTGCGGGCATCGTCGGCGTTTCGACGGCAATCCATCTGCAGCGGCGAGGACGGCAAGTCGTCCTAGTCGATCGTCAGCCACCAGGCCAGGGAACATCCTTCGGCAATGCCGGCCTCATTCAGCGCGAGGGCGTGGTGCCTTATGGCTTCCCGCAGCAATTCGGCCTGCTGCTGCGCTATGCCTTCAACAATCGCATCGACGCGCATTACCATCTGCGCGCTCTGCCGGCGCAGATCGCCTTTCTCGCCCGCTATTGGTGGAACTCCAATACCAAGCGCCACGAGATGATTTCGCGTGCCTATGCGCCGCTGATCGAACATTCCGTCAGCGAGCACAACGATCTCATCGAAGCCTCGCATGCCGAAGAGCTCATTCGTAAAAACGGCTGGGTGGAGCTGTTCCGTTCGAACGAGAAGCGCGACGCCGAGTTTGCAGAAGCGGTGCGTCTCAACCGCGAATTCGGGATCGGCTACGACGCTTTGAGCGGTGCGGAGATCACAACCATGGAGCCGCATCTCAGAGGCAATTTTTCCGGTGCCCTGCGCTGGCGTGATCCCTGGTCGGTGCTTGACCCGCACGGGCTGACATCAGCCTATCGCCGATATTTCGAAAGCATTGGCGGGCGTGTGACGACGGGAGATGCCGTCTCGCTCGGAATGGCCGGCTCGGCCTGGAGAATGGTGACGGCGGAAGGGTCGATCGAGGCGGAGGACGTCGTCGTCGCACTCGGCCCCTGGGCCGATATCGTCACGAAACGCTTCGGCTATGCCTTCCCGCTCGGCGTCAAGCGCGGCTATCACATGCATTACGCCACTGAGGGCGACGCCATCCTCAACAACTGGACGCTGGATGCCGAGCGCGGCTATCTTCTGGCGCCGATGAGCCGGGGCATCCGGCTGACGACCGGCGCCGAATTCGCCCTGCGCGATGCTCCCAAGACACCGGTCCAGCTCGACCGTGCCGAGGCCGTCGCGCGCACCACCTTCCCGCTCGGCGAACGGCTCGATCCGGAACCCTGGATGGGAGCACGGCCCTGCACGCCCGACATGATGCCGATCATCGGCAAGGCGCCGCGCCATAACGGCCTATGGTTCGCCTTCGGGCATGCCCATCACGGCCTCACGCTCGGGCCTGTGACCGGCCGAGTGCTTGCCGAACTCATCACCGGCGAGAAGCCGTTCATCGATATTTCGGCTTACGCTCCGGGCCGGTTTGCGCCCTGA
- a CDS encoding isoprenylcysteine carboxyl methyltransferase family protein produces MLWPSIALLAFVTLQRLAELIYARRNTAALLDRGAREYAPEHYPFMVAMHAAWLIGLWLLAIGRPVDLVWFLLFMVLQGLRLWVLATLRDRWTTRIIILPRAALVTKGPYRFLSHPNYAVVVGEIAVLPLAFGMPLYAAIFSLLNGIILAIRIRAENACLRQSTA; encoded by the coding sequence ATGCTGTGGCCGTCGATCGCGCTTCTGGCCTTCGTGACGCTGCAGCGGCTGGCGGAGCTTATCTATGCCAGGCGCAATACCGCAGCGCTCCTTGACCGCGGCGCTCGGGAATATGCGCCGGAGCACTATCCCTTCATGGTGGCGATGCACGCAGCTTGGCTGATCGGATTGTGGTTGCTCGCCATCGGCCGGCCTGTCGATCTCGTCTGGTTCCTGCTCTTCATGGTACTGCAGGGACTGCGCCTCTGGGTACTGGCGACACTGAGGGATCGTTGGACGACGCGCATCATCATATTGCCCCGCGCGGCGCTGGTGACCAAAGGACCCTATCGCTTCCTCAGCCATCCGAACTATGCCGTCGTCGTCGGCGAGATCGCTGTCTTGCCGCTTGCCTTCGGCATGCCGCTTTACGCCGCGATCTTTTCGCTGCTCAACGGCATCATTCTTGCGATCCGCATCCGCGCCGAAAACGCCTGCCTGAGACAGAGTACGGCCTGA
- a CDS encoding type III polyketide synthase gives MTDTVKLLSVATATPDNIILQTDAAETAGRLFSSRFQDFKYLARVFESTGIRKRHVARPLSWFEEPHGWQDRMAAYTEVASELFRRTATAALQRAGLEARHVDCVVTVSSTGLATPSLDARLAGLMGFRSDIERVPVFGLGCAAGVSGLAVATKMARSRPSAVVLFISIELCSLAFRLDELTRPNIIATALFGDGAAACVLRAGEGGIAEIESTGEHLFPDSLGIMGWKIDDTGFGIILEQSLPVFAETHLKSAVAGILERSRLLISDIDRFICHPGGAKVLAALESALGLEEGSLEIEREVIRDYGNMSSPTILFVLERAIAAGLPERSALLAMGPGFSASCITLRRVA, from the coding sequence GTGACCGATACCGTCAAACTTCTAAGCGTCGCTACCGCAACGCCCGACAACATCATCCTTCAGACCGACGCAGCCGAGACCGCGGGCCGTCTGTTCTCGAGCCGCTTTCAAGATTTCAAATATCTCGCCCGCGTGTTCGAAAGCACCGGCATCCGCAAGCGCCATGTGGCGCGGCCGCTTTCCTGGTTCGAAGAACCACATGGCTGGCAGGACCGCATGGCCGCCTATACCGAGGTGGCCTCGGAGCTTTTCCGCCGGACGGCGACTGCAGCGCTGCAACGCGCCGGTCTTGAGGCCCGGCATGTGGATTGCGTTGTTACAGTCTCCTCCACCGGACTTGCGACGCCGAGCCTCGACGCGCGGCTGGCCGGCTTGATGGGCTTCCGCAGCGATATCGAGCGCGTGCCGGTCTTCGGGCTCGGCTGTGCAGCCGGCGTATCCGGTCTTGCGGTCGCAACGAAGATGGCACGAAGCCGGCCAAGCGCCGTTGTTCTTTTTATCTCGATCGAACTCTGCTCCCTTGCCTTTCGGCTGGACGAGTTGACACGGCCCAACATCATTGCCACGGCACTGTTCGGCGATGGAGCAGCGGCCTGCGTGCTGCGGGCCGGCGAAGGCGGAATTGCAGAGATCGAATCGACGGGCGAACATCTTTTCCCCGACAGCCTCGGCATCATGGGCTGGAAGATCGATGACACCGGCTTCGGCATCATCCTCGAACAATCACTGCCGGTCTTTGCCGAGACGCATCTCAAGAGCGCCGTTGCCGGCATTCTGGAGCGATCCCGGCTTTTGATCTCCGATATCGACCGCTTCATCTGTCATCCGGGCGGCGCCAAGGTATTGGCGGCTCTCGAAAGCGCGCTCGGCCTTGAAGAAGGCTCGCTCGAAATCGAACGCGAGGTGATCCGCGACTACGGCAACATGTCCTCGCCCACGATACTGTTCGTGCTGGAGCGCGCCATTGCGGCCGGCTTGCCGGAGCGTTCCGCCCTGCTTGCCATGGGGCCAGGATTTTCGGCAAGCTGTATTACCCTGAGGAGAGTCGCCTGA
- a CDS encoding tetratricopeptide repeat protein, with amino-acid sequence MTTKAIRLASIALGASLTLGAFAIPVFAAGDDSSTTPTCKKGEIYDQKTKKCVKQQGANVTDENRADYAYSLAKKDHRYEEALAVLDTMKNPNTAEALNYRGYVTRKLGRTDEGISYYQKSVAMDPKYTLVREYLGEAYVIKGQMDLAKDQLSTIKTLCGNTSCEEYRDLHAAIMNPSSL; translated from the coding sequence ATGACGACCAAAGCAATTCGCCTGGCTTCCATCGCTCTCGGCGCAAGCCTGACCCTCGGCGCTTTCGCCATCCCGGTCTTTGCTGCCGGCGACGATTCCAGCACGACGCCGACCTGCAAGAAGGGCGAGATCTACGACCAGAAAACGAAGAAGTGCGTCAAGCAGCAGGGCGCCAACGTCACGGACGAAAACCGCGCGGATTATGCCTACTCGCTCGCCAAGAAGGATCATCGCTACGAGGAAGCACTGGCGGTTCTCGACACGATGAAGAATCCGAATACGGCGGAAGCGCTGAACTATCGCGGCTATGTTACCCGCAAGCTCGGCCGCACGGACGAAGGCATTTCCTATTACCAGAAGTCCGTCGCCATGGATCCGAAGTACACGCTAGTTCGTGAATATCTCGGCGAAGCCTACGTCATCAAGGGCCAGATGGACCTCGCCAAGGATCAGCTGAGCACGATCAAGACGCTCTGCGGCAACACGAGCTGTGAGGAATATCGCGATCTCCACGCCGCGATCATGAATCCGTCCAGCTTGTGA
- a CDS encoding RNA polymerase sigma factor — translation MPVARGAISAYSLTATEPPKRSAAPGHAKVAEDVIASEEDIRAGLSQHLTRLWRYGVVLSRQRDVADDLVQATCVRALERAAQFTSGTRLDRWLFAILHSIWLNEVRSRRVRMGQGFVDADETLVFDGARETETHILAGQVLQRVQALPEAQRTAVFLAYVEGLSYREVADVLDVPIGTVMSRLAAARAKLAEGMGMAADGKSSGGERLGNGNE, via the coding sequence ATGCCAGTCGCTCGTGGCGCAATTTCCGCTTATAGTCTGACGGCAACGGAGCCGCCAAAAAGATCGGCGGCTCCCGGGCATGCGAAAGTGGCGGAGGATGTCATAGCGAGCGAAGAGGATATCAGGGCGGGACTGTCCCAGCATCTGACGCGGCTGTGGCGCTATGGTGTGGTGCTGTCGCGTCAGCGCGACGTGGCCGACGATCTCGTGCAGGCGACCTGCGTCAGGGCTCTGGAGCGAGCGGCTCAGTTCACATCGGGTACGCGGCTCGATCGCTGGCTCTTTGCCATCCTGCATTCGATCTGGCTGAACGAGGTCCGCTCGCGCCGCGTGCGCATGGGGCAGGGCTTTGTCGATGCCGACGAGACGCTGGTTTTCGACGGTGCTCGGGAAACCGAAACGCACATTTTGGCTGGGCAGGTGTTGCAGCGCGTTCAGGCTCTGCCGGAGGCTCAGCGCACTGCGGTGTTCCTGGCCTATGTCGAAGGGCTTTCCTATCGCGAGGTGGCTGACGTTCTTGATGTGCCGATCGGGACGGTCATGAGCCGGCTGGCGGCGGCGCGGGCGAAACTCGCCGAGGGCATGGGAATGGCGGCTGACGGAAAATCGTCCGGAGGTGAGCGACTGGGGAATGGAAATGAGTGA